The Populus alba chromosome 6, ASM523922v2, whole genome shotgun sequence genome contains a region encoding:
- the LOC118053168 gene encoding pentatricopeptide repeat-containing protein At1g79540 codes for MNLNSLLFMKPHSLLQRHFSHPKPPWVQSLHTSAIQETSISDEVFTVIKTMNPMEPALEPMVPFLSPKIVTSIIQNPPNPQLGFRFFIWASNFKRFRAWESCDLITDLLINQNGLEMYCQTLETLKNGGIKVHNDAFFVLIKVYLKMGLTDKAMETFGSMRDFDCSPDVYTYNMILDVLIQKNFLLLALTVYTRMMKLNCLPNVATFSILIDGLCKSGNVKDALHLFDEMTQRGILPDAFTYCVVISGLCRSKRVDDAYRLFDKMKDSGVGPDFVTCNALLNGFCMLDRVDEAFSLLRLFEKDGYVLDVRGYSCLIRGLFRAKKYEDVQLLYRKMIEDNVKPDVYLYTIMMKGLAEAGKVRDALELLNEMTESGVVPDTVCYNVLIKGFCDMGLLSEARSLQLEISRHDCFPNVKTYSILISGMCRNGLTRDAQEIFNEMEKLGCYPSAVTFNSLIDGLCKTGQLEKAHLLFYKMEIGRNPSLFLRLSQGPSHVLDSASLQKMVEQLCDSGLIHKAYRTLMQLADSGDAPGIYTYNILVNGFCKLGNFNGAYKLFREMQFKGLSPDTVTYGTLINGLLRFQREEDAYKVFDQMEKNGCTPDAAVYRTMMTWMCRRMELPRAFSLWLKYLRNIRSQEDEAIKAIEGYFEKQEVEKAVRGLLEMDFKLNDFDLGPYAIWLIGLCQTRRVGEAMKIFLILEEYKVVITPPCCVKLIYFLLKEGNLDRAIDVFLYTIEKGYLLRRRVANRILTKLVRRKGEMGKDRAIYLLCRMKSVGYDLDAHLLPWTKSLLHRHNIQEMVNCVPEMNSGCVEMQNSYGRVGQPWKPTVKQRRKMFQLARRKYAGMKNS; via the coding sequence ATGAACCTCAACTCTCTTCTGTTCATGAAACCCCACTCTCTACTTCAACGCCATTTCTCTCACCCAAAACCGCCATGGGTTCAATCCCTTCACACCTCAGCCATACAAGAAACTTCTATTTCCGATGAAGTATTCACCGTTATTAAAACTATGAACCCAATGGAACCAGCTTTAGAACCAATGGTCCCGTTTCTCTCACCAAAAATTGTTACCTCTATAATCCAAAACCCACCAAACCCTCAACTGGGTTTTCGTTTCTTTATCTGGGCATCAAATTTCAAGCGTTTTCGTGCATGGGAATCTTGTGATTTAATCACTGACTTGCTCATTAACCAAAACGGGCTTGAGATGTACTGTCAAACACTTGAAACTCTTAAAAATGGTGGCATAAAGGTGCATAATGATGCATTTTTTGTGTTGATTAAAGTGTATTTGAAGATGGGTTTGACTGATAAAGCTATGGAAACTTTCGGGTCAATGAGGGATTTTGATTGCTCGCCTGATGTTTACACTTATAACATGATTTTGGATGTTTTGATTcaaaagaattttcttttattagctCTAACTGTTTATACTAGAATGATGAAGTTGAATTGTTTGCCGAATGTAGCTACATTTAGTATCTTGATAGATGGGTTGTGTAAGAGTGGCAATGTAAAGGATGCGCTTCACTTGTTTGATGAAATGACACAAAGAGGTATTTTGCCTGATGCCTTTACGTATTGTGTTGTTATTTCCGGGCTGTGTAGATCCAAGAGGGTTGATGATGCTTATAGATTGTTTGATAAGATGAAAGATAGTGGGGTCGGTCCTGATTTTGTTACTTGCAATGCTTTGCTTAATGGGTTTTGTATGTTAGATAGAGTTGATGAGGCCTTTTCTCTGTTAAGGTTGTTCGAGAAGGACGGATATGTGCTTGATGTGCGCGGGTACAGTTGTTTGATTCGTGGGTTGTTTAGAGCCAAGAAATATGAAGATGTGCAACTGTTGTATAGGAAAATGATCGAGGATAATGTCAAGCCTGATGTTTATTTGTATACAATAATGATGAAGGGGTTAGCAGAAGCAGGGAAGGTTAGGGATGCGTTGGAGTTGTTGAATGAGATGACAGAGAGTGGTGTGGTTCCTGATACTGTTTGTTACAACGTTTTGATCAAAGGTTTCTGTGATATGGGTCTTTTGAGTGAGGCTCGGTCTCTACAACTTGAGATTTCTAGGCACGATTGCTTCCCTAATGTTAAAACTTACTCCATTCTCATTAGTGGTATGTGTAGAAATGGTCTTACCAGGGATGCCCAAGAAATATTCAATGAGATGGAGAAGCTTGGATGTTATCCTTCTGCAGTTACATTCAATTCCCTTATTGATGGACTTTGTAAAACTGGCCAGCTCGAGAAAGCTCACCTTCTGTTTTATAAGATGGAGATAGGGAGAAATCCTTCTCTGTTTCTTCGTCTTTCTCAGGGGCCCAGTCACGTTCTTGATTCAGCAAGCCTACAAAAAATGGTGGAGCAATTGTGTGACTCAGGCTTGATTCATAAGGCCTACAGGACTCTCATGCAACTTGCTGACAGTGGGGATGCACCAGGCATTTATACATATAACATTCTGGTCAATGGTTTTTGCAAGTTAGGCAACTTTAATGGTGCTTATAAACTCTTCAGGGAAATGCAATTCAAGGGGCTCTCACCTGATACTGTTACGTATGGAACTCTTATTAATGGGCTTCTACGGTTTCAACGAGAAGAGGATGCCTACAAGGTCTTTGACCAGATGGAGAAGAATGGATGTACACCTGATGCTGCAGTTTATAGAACAATGATGACTTGGATGTGCAGGAGAATGGAGTTGCCACGAGCTTTTAGTCTCTGGTTGAAGTATCTCAGGAACATTCGTAGTCAGGAAGATGAAGCAATTAAAGCTATAGAAGGATACTTTGAGAAGCAAGAAGTGGAAAAGGCTGTTCGAGGCTTGCTTGAGATGGACTTCAagttaaatgattttgatttagGTCCATATGCTATTTGGCTAATTGGGTTGTGTCAAACAAGAAGGGTAGGTGAAGCTATGAAGATATTCTTAATCCTTGAAGAGTACAAAGTTGTTATTACACCCCCTTGTTGTgtgaaattgatatattttctattgAAAGAAGGGAATCTAGACCGTGCAATTGATGTTTTCCTTTACACCATCGAGAAAGGCTACCTGTTGAGACGACGGGTTGCCAATCGAATACTGACAAAACTTGTCCGTAGAAAGGGTGAAATGGGAAAGGACCGTGCCATTTATCTTCTATGCAGAATGAAATCCGTGGGATATGATTTGGATGCTCACCTTCTCCCTTGGACGAAGTCCCTTTTACATCGACATAATATACAGGAAATGGTAAACTGTGTCCCTGAGATGAACTCTGGATGCGTGGAAATGCAAAACAGCTATGGTAGAGTTGGGCAACCATGGAAGCCTACAGTCAAACAACGGAGAAAAATGTTTCAACTGGCACGAAGAAAATATGCCGGAATGAAAAACAGCTGA
- the LOC140955659 gene encoding L-type lectin-domain containing receptor kinase IX.1-like, translated as MLDSKCNAMLGDFGAAMFLDQPDLALQTRKMVGTVGYVAPGFYHQGRAGKEADVYSFGVLVLEIACGIKKHKDEESHLGLVEWAWELYGAGNVLEAAGESVHPTAKQRPKISQAIEVLKLEVPKPNLPFEKAPFFWELKHLFG; from the exons ATGTTGGACTCAAAATGCAATGCCATGCTTGGTGATTTTGGTGCAGCCATGTTTCTAGACCAGCCTGACCTGGCCCTTCAAACAAGAAAGATGGTGGGGACAGTTGGCTATGTAGCTCCTGGATTTTACCATCAAGGTAGGGCAGGTAAAGAAGCAGATGTTTATAGCTTTGGGGTATTAGTTTTGGAAATAGCTTGTGGGATAAAGAAACACAAAGATGAGGAGTCACATCTAGGCCTAGTTGAGTGGGCTTGGGAGCTTTATGGAGCTGGGAATGTTCTTGAAGCAGCTGGTGAGAG TGTTCATCCAACTGCCAAGCAGAGGCCTAAAATCAGTCAAGCTATTGAGGTTCTTAAATTGGAAGTTCCAAAGCCAAATCTCCCATTTGAGAAGGCCCCATTCTTCTGGGAGCTTAAGCACTTGTTCGGCTGA